ACGCGCAATCTCTCCAATCGGCGCGCTCCGTGCGCCGGGGAGATGCGAGGCCTCGAACTCGGAGTATGGGCGCGAGTCGAGAACGAGCACTGGCTCGCCGCGCTCGATCATCTTATGAAGCACGTCCACCGTCAGTTCGGGAATGTTCTCCTGCACGAGAAGGCGTTCTCCATAGTCCTTGCCGGTTAGCGACCAGCCCCCGTAGGTCTCACCGCCCGCACGCTTCCACGCCTCGAGTCCGCCGGCCAGAATGCTGACCTGCGAGTAGCCCAACTGCTGCGCCGTTGCGGCCGCCAGCGCCGAGCGTTGGCCGTCGTCGCACATTAGCACCAGTCTGACGCTGCGATCTGGAACGAGGAACGGCAGATATTTTTCGAGGCTGCCGCGCGCGATATGCCGCGCTCCCAGAATCTGCCCGAGCGCGAACTCGCCCCATTCGCGGACATCGATCAAGGCAAACGCCCGGTCGGAACGCATTAGCTCCTGAAGTTGGTCAGCGCCGATCGTTTCTGCCATGATTCGCCGGCTCATCGATGCGGAATAGCACACTGGACTCGACGGTACCAGACATTTGACGATGGTACCGGTGCGATGTCATCACCGATCACAAAAATGTGTCCAGAACAGGCTACGCGCAACAGTTGCCCCGAGGCGCGAGGAGATTCATCGGCTGGACAGCGTTACAGCCGCCGGTCGATGAAGCGGTGCACTGCGACCGCCGGCGAGGCTATCTATCGATGAGAAGCTTTCCCGCCGAAGCTTTCCCTCTCAATTGTAGAGTCCGCTGAAGCTAACCCTTTGGAAGTCCGAGCACTCTTTCGCCTATGATGTTGTGCTGAATCTCGCTGGTGCCGCCCGCGATGGTGTACTGCCGCGAACTGAGCACGCGATTAAACCATCGCGGCGCGTCGGGAACCTCTGCGGTCGTCTCGTTCATCAACGCATACTCACCCAGCATTTCGGTGGCGAAGCTGGCGATGCGGACACCCAGCTCCGAGCTGAACAGCTTGAGGATTGACCCCTCGGGCCCAGGCGGCTGGCCCTTGAGCCGCCGTGTCAGGCCGCGCATCCCGGTGTAATGCACGGCTTCGCATTCGATCATGAACTGCGCGAGGCGCTGACGCACCCACTCGAGCTCCCATGCGACCCGCCCGCTGATGCGCACCACCTTCGCGAGCTCGGCCAGCCGCCGCACCTGCGAGGTGTGACCCCCGCCGCCGGCGCCCCCCGCGCGCTCGAACATCAACGTCGTCATCGCGACCTTCCAGCCCTCGTTCATCGGGCCAACCAGGTTTTCCTTCGGCACCTGCACATTCTCGAAGAAGACCTCGTTGAAATGCGCATGGCCGTTCATCAGCACCAGCGGGCGCACCACGACGCCGGGGCTGTGCATATCGAGCAGCAGGTAGCTGATACCACGATGCTTGGGCGCGGTGGGATCGGTGCGCGCAAGCAGGAACATCATGTCGGCATAGTGCGCGCCGGAGGTCCATATTTTTTGTCCATTGACGATGAAGTAGTCGCCGCGATCCTCCGCGCGCGTCGAGAGGCCCGCGAGATCGGAGCCGGCGCCGGGTTCGGAATAGCCCTGACACCAGACATAATCGGCACTGAGAATCCGCGGCAGAAATTTTTGCTTCTGACTCTCGGTGCCCCAATGCATCATCGTCGGACCGCATAGCCCGACGCCCATATAGCCGGGGAGCACAGGCGCACGCGCGCGGCTGTACTCCTCGTCGAAGATGATTTGCTCGATCAACGGCGCCGCGCGCCCACCGTACTGCTTCGGCCACGAGAGTCCGACCCATCCGGCGGCCGCGAGCTTGCGCTGCCACGCGCGGCGCTTTTCAAAGACCTCGCG
Above is a genomic segment from Candidatus Binatus sp. containing:
- a CDS encoding acyl-CoA dehydrogenase family protein, encoding MDFEYTPAQEQFRSEVRAWLKSNLPEDLKVDDAMDERVAPNREVFEKRRAWQRKLAAAGWVGLSWPKQYGGRAAPLIEQIIFDEEYSRARAPVLPGYMGVGLCGPTMMHWGTESQKQKFLPRILSADYVWCQGYSEPGAGSDLAGLSTRAEDRGDYFIVNGQKIWTSGAHYADMMFLLARTDPTAPKHRGISYLLLDMHSPGVVVRPLVLMNGHAHFNEVFFENVQVPKENLVGPMNEGWKVAMTTLMFERAGGAGGGGHTSQVRRLAELAKVVRISGRVAWELEWVRQRLAQFMIECEAVHYTGMRGLTRRLKGQPPGPEGSILKLFSSELGVRIASFATEMLGEYALMNETTAEVPDAPRWFNRVLSSRQYTIAGGTSEIQHNIIGERVLGLPKG
- a CDS encoding rhodanese-like domain-containing protein, with the translated sequence MSRRIMAETIGADQLQELMRSDRAFALIDVREWGEFALGQILGARHIARGSLEKYLPFLVPDRSVRLVLMCDDGQRSALAAATAQQLGYSQVSILAGGLEAWKRAGGETYGGWSLTGKDYGERLLVQENIPELTVDVLHKMIERGEPVLVLDSRPYSEFEASHLPGARSAPIGEIAR